CACTCCCTTCTGTTTGGATACAGGAATGCTGattgacaaaaaaatttaatttacttcTATGGTTGATTGTTAGGGACACAGAAGATCATATTAATTGGCTTCTCCAGCATGGATGGCATGAGAAAGCTTTAGAAGCAGTTGAGGCCAATCAGGGAAGGAGTGAGCTCGTTGATGAGGTATTTTGTTTGAATGTGggtttatattgattttttcatcaaaccgatataattttcatatatgttCAGCTTAATATAGGTTAATCTGTTGCTATGATGCTCAACAACTTCTATATGtgtcttttatatataaatgatggGGAACGGCTAGACCAaaggtttgcgagctattgcataggagtgAGGGTTTTGCCCCGGTTGGTTGGGCtgttcttttataattttgcaACATTGCAATAGCTAGTCCTCTGTGTTTGAGATCATTTATTGTCCTTCTCTCCTTTCTTGGACGTTCCCAACTACTCCGAGAAAGTGTTCTTTTTGTGCATCACACCACAAGTACTCTGCAACTACTCCTATCAATAAGATAAGTTTCTAAGTTATTGTATGCCAGCCTTATCTTTCTAAGTTATCGTTTGCCACCCTTATCTTCTCTCTGTTTCTGCCTGATGGCCTAAGTGGTATATCTCCAAAATTGTGTGACACAACTCACTTACATTCATGGATAGTTTCCATATTGAGTTTATGCTTGATTGTTGATTTTCCTTCATACCTAACATAATGCATGAAAGGATCCTTGAATAACCATAGGGTAACCTGAAAATCCTTAGCAAAGACTTCTCAAGACGTTCTATTTTTCCATAGAAATATACTCGTTCCCACCTTTGAAACACTTTGGTAATGCTCCCAAATAATAAATCAGAGCACATGGAGCCATTTCCTTACCTTTGTTTTTCTTGAtcatatttctaaaatttggCTATCCACTAACAAGATACTATTATAGATTTCCTCTCACAAAAATTGTCTACTCAAATCAGGTGGGTTCGAGATACCTCGATCATCTGATTGTGGAAAGGAAGTATGGTGAAGCGGCATCTCTATGTCCAAAATTGTTGCGAGGATCACCTTCCGCATGGGAAAGGTATAAATATCTTAAAACGATGAAATATGTCGGAAATCTTTTAGTTATTGAGGTGCAGCTGGTTATCTTTTCCAGATGGGTTTTCCATTTTGCACATCTGCGCCAACTGCCTGTGTTGGTCCCGTACATCCCAACAGAAAATCCAATATTGCGTGATACAGCTTATGAGGTCTGCACTTTGCTACTATGTCCATTAGTTTCTTGAATGACTTCTTATACACACCTAAAGAGAGTCAACAACTGAATCATTCCttatcaaaataaaagtcaaCAGCTGAATCATTTTTTACATTAGGTAGCTCTTGTTGCTTTGGCAACAAATCCATCTTTTTACAAGGATCTCGTATCAACTGTCAAATCCTGGCCACCTGGCATTTATTCTACATCGCCTGTTATCTCAGCTATAGAATCTCAGCTTAATACCTCATCTATGACTGATCACCTCAAAGAGGTAAGTACAAAGGAGTTACAGCTCATGTTTTATGTTCTACATATGCTTTCTTTGGGTACATTTATTTATCGTGCTACTTTAACATGTAGGCTCTAGCAGAATTATATGTGATTGAGGGACAACATGATAAAGCTTTTGCTCTTTATGCGGATGTAAGTTCGGTGCTCTATTAAATTTATTACCCTGGAGGAGGATGCTGACAATTGTGTATTAAGAAGTTGACTTCTTTTGCTCTTTGTTCAATTGTTTTTGCTTTCAGCTTATGAAGCCGGATCTGTTTGACTTCATTGAAAAGCATAATTTGCATGATGCTGTGCGTGAAAAGGTATGGTTGTATATTAGGCTGGCTGAGTTCATTATATAACTCTTATAAATTACGTTTAGAAAGATGTAATTCAGCTTAAtggaaaataaaaactttatctttttcccttttctgttctatttttctttttggtcaatTGACGCTTTACTATTTCTAGAAGGAAATAAATCCTGTTTTTGTCTTCTTGATATCTTGAATCAAGAAGTAAGAGACTTTAAGGACATAATATTGGCCATCGGTTAGGTAATATGGTTCTAAAACTCTTCACTTATGATTGTCTAATTATCACGGACTGACAGGTTGTCCAACTAATGATGGTTGACAGCAAGCGTGCTATACCTTTGTTGATCCAGCATAGGGACTTTATATATCCACCCGAAGTGGTGTCACAACTTATGGCTGCAAAGACTAAGTGTGATTGTCGGTACCTTTTGCATTTGTATCTTCATTCACTATTTGAAGTGAATCCTCATGCTGGACGGGATTACCATGACATGCAGGTTTATATAGAATCACCCTGGGATCTTTCACTTTAAAGTTTATCTTGTGGTAATTTGTAGGTGAGGTCTATGTGGCATGTCAATGCATCTTCTATGATGAGAAATTAAGAATTGTTGAATTGTAATTGAAGGTATATGCAGTGTTTTCCTGTTCATGTGGGTGCCCTTATCTGATTTTGTGTCACTTGACAATTTGTTGTATTATTACTAAGTTAACATTTCCATATGGTAACTCAAGGACATTAAGCCCTTGGCATACTCAAAATTGGTAAGATGGGTCCAAACTGATAAGTAGTTACTGAACCTGTAGAAAAGTTGATGCATTACATTGATGTTATTTGTTCAGCAACGTTGTCTTCAAAATACTCGGTTGTCGAGCGTTGTATAAATCTTCAATTACTCGAGAAAGAGCTGCTTCATTGACTAGCCCTGCCTTATGCTTATAAATACCTTAATCCTGAAACAACCTTTCTTCAGTGTTCCACATTATAAGTTTCTCACCGTCTCACATATGGTGGATTCAACAATATCATGCCTTTGTTTTTTGGGAAACTTAAATATCTCCTCTGTTTGATTCCGTCATTTGTCTTGGCATACCCATGTCAAACTGGTGTGCCATGGGTGTGAAGAATCCATATAAATTCTTCAAAATACGCAAATTTAAGAACATTATGTACAGGTCATGAGTACTTACTCTGGCATCAAATATATCTATAGATGAATCCATGAAACATAGAGTATCTCCATCGAATTGATCAGGCTAAAAAAGAAAACTGGTGTACAAGTATTTCCTTATGCCTTAAGGTTTTTATGCCgcatttttgtgtttttttgtcttttatgtCAAGCATAACTTGGTGTGtggatgtttttttttcttttaattatttaattcatatttgtGGATTCTATATTGGCGTCCACTGATTTTGTTTCTCCTTGTTATGATTTCTGTAGGTCGAGCTTTATGCTGACTATGATCCAAAGATGATGCTTCCCTTTCTCAGAAGTAGTCAGCATTATACACTTGAGAAGGTTTTTGTGAATGAAAAGATGACAAGTCCCGTTCTCTGGctttttgttcttcttattGACCTTTTCTTCTTTAATGAACTACGCTAGGCTTATGATATCTGCGTGAAGAGGGATTTATTAAAGGAACAAGTTTTCATCCTTGGAAGAATGGGGAATGCAAAGCAGGCCCTTGCTATTATCATAAATAGAGTGGGAGATATAGAAGAGGTGGGTTCTTGCTGATTTGTAGTCTTAATATTGCTTTTCTGAATTTGGAGTTAAACAGACTAGCCTTATAACTACTCACATGCAGGCCATCGAATTTGTAAGCATGCAACATGATGATGAACTCTGGGATGAGCTGATTAAGCAGAGTCTTAATAAGCCTGAAATGGTAAACCATCACcttcttttttccttctttggTAGAGCATAGGAGACcgtataaatattattttaacgtTTGCCGTTTGGGATTAAGTTGCCTTATTTTTTTACAGGTTGGTGTATTGTTGGAGCATACTGTAGGGAATCTTGATCCACTTTATATTGTAAATATGTTGCCCAATGGCTTGGAAATACCTCGGTAAGTTTGTCTATCTATTAAGTAAACTCTCACATTTTCATGGGTATGACTCTCAAACAAGATACATAAAGTTTTTTGCTTTTATTCTTTTggcattaaatatttatattgctGGCAAGTCTTCTTGAATAGTGAACTAGGAGGAGGTAATACTGTAGTCAAAGGCGCGCTTAAGCCCTGAGGCGTGGTTCAAAACGTGTTGAGCGCTTTGCCTCGCTTTATGTTGTCTTCAGTGTCATCATCAAGGTTCTAACCCAAACTTCTTCTTGACAATGAGCCTCTTCTGAAGAAGTGACAGTCAACAATTGATATTTCagttaatcattatttttttttcaatttctttggtcACAAATTTGTCATTCATGTTTTTGATTATAAGTTTTGGACTAAACAtagatatttgtatttttttttcttcctttgcaccttttttcattaaagcacaCGCTTTATTTGCGCTTAGAGCCCCAATGGACCTTAGAGCCTTTTTGCGCTTTtcgcctttgataacactggGAGGTAATTTAGACTCGACCTGATATTGCTTTTCCATGAGCATCATAAGTTAATTTCTAGATTCTTAGTGACACTTGTTGGATGTTGTGGTCTGTATGTATGATGTAATAGGATAGTCAGATTGGGTTTGCAATTTATGATGTGAAGTGCTGTTTATTAATCTTGAATCTCTTAGCACTAATCTGAATGTTTTGCAatattgcattccattgcagtCTGAGAGATCGTTTGGTCAAAATTGTCACTGATTACAGAACAGAAACTTCTCTTAGACATGGATGTAATGACATACTCAAGGTACATTATTTGTAAGCCTACCTTCCACTGTATTTACATAAGATATGCTTTTGTTGGCAAGTTATGATGAAGTTATtccgttgatgatttgattgcACTGCCAGGCTGATTGTGTCAACCTGCTAGTCAAATACTACAAGGAAGCAAAGCGTGCAATATGTTTGAGTGAGGACGTTGATCAAGCACATTCCAAAAGAAATCAGCAGAGGGCTTCACATTTAGGAGAGAGAGTCATTAGTATGAAATCCATGGAGGTTAAGTCAAAAACCAGAGGAGGTGGAAGGTGTTGCATATGTTTTGATCCGTTTTCTCTACAGAACGTATCAATTATTGCCTTCTTTTGTTGTCATGCCTACCATACAACTTGTCTCATGGAGTCCACCATTTCCATTGGTGGCGATAAAAAAGAGGCTGGGGCTTCTTCCAAGGGCACTGCGtcatattttgaatttgataatggcagtgatgacgatgatgaagaagaagatgacgAAGATGCTTCTTCAGGTACCCCTCGGATGCGTTGTATTTTGTGTACTACAGCTGCAGGTTGActatctgtttttttttttttgcttgtttGGGTGTACCATAGTTTTGTTTGGTGTGTGCATATATCATGAGcatgtgttattattatttattagataGAGACTGCTTTCTAATGTTCTATATCTGTATTTTAGGAATTTGTACTGTATTTATTGATTGAGTCGAATTCTCTGCTATCCCTTTCAATTATTAGGGACGGCTTAACACATAAAATTCTCCAGATTATTTGTATGGTGCTGTTCTTTTTGGAACAGACTTTGTGGGTTTATAATTCACAAAAAATTGCTTCAATTTCTTGGTGTTCATCTCTCCCTCCCctcttttttgatttttgacatTTAACCTTGTGAAATCTGATTACGAACACCATATCAATGAGAAAGCAGTACGAAAGCACAGTGCTAGTAGTAATGAAATTGAATACTGGATAGAACCAAATTCCTACATTTGGTGTCCTCTGGTATTATTGGTCATATATATAGGATCATCATATTATTCCTGTCATTCGCCTCTCTCGAGTAATTTCATGACACACCTCGTATATCCAAAGGGGCCTAACAAACTACTATAGTGCTTATGGTTTCATATGTGGCAATTCCGCCAAGATCTCTTTGTTAGTTGGGGGAAGAATCCGCCTGAATCGGATTTTTTGAGGAAT
The DNA window shown above is from Solanum lycopersicum chromosome 11, SLM_r2.1 and carries:
- the LOC101265892 gene encoding vacuolar protein sorting-associated protein 41 homolog, which encodes MSRKLSDKGIDGDDERDEEEEYSDEEEEDGEEDEYEPRLKYQRMGGSVQSLLSSDAATCISVAERMIALGTYSGAVHILDFLGNQVKEFAAHTAAVNDLCFDTEGEYIGSCSDDGSVIINSLFTNESMKFEYHRPMKAVALDPDYARKSSRRFVTGGLAGNLYLNAKKWMGYRDQVLHSGEGPVHAVKWRTSLIAWANDAGVKVYDAANDQRITFIERPRGSPHPELLVPHIVWQDDTVLVVGWGTSVKIASIKTNQNKGLNGSYKYITMSSLNQVDIVASFQTSYFISGIAPFGDSLVVLAYIPAEEDGEKNFSSTIPSRQGNAQRPEVRVVTWNNDELATDALPVHGFEHYKAKDYSLAHAPFSGSSYAGGQWAAGDEPLYYIVSPKDVIIAKPRDTEDHINWLLQHGWHEKALEAVEANQGRSELVDEVGSRYLDHLIVERKYGEAASLCPKLLRGSPSAWERWVFHFAHLRQLPVLVPYIPTENPILRDTAYEVALVALATNPSFYKDLVSTVKSWPPGIYSTSPVISAIESQLNTSSMTDHLKEALAELYVIEGQHDKAFALYADLMKPDLFDFIEKHNLHDAVREKVVQLMMVDSKRAIPLLIQHRDFIYPPEVVSQLMAAKTKCDCRYLLHLYLHSLFEVNPHAGRDYHDMQVELYADYDPKMMLPFLRSSQHYTLEKAYDICVKRDLLKEQVFILGRMGNAKQALAIIINRVGDIEEAIEFVSMQHDDELWDELIKQSLNKPEMVGVLLEHTVGNLDPLYIVNMLPNGLEIPRLRDRLVKIVTDYRTETSLRHGCNDILKADCVNLLVKYYKEAKRAICLSEDVDQAHSKRNQQRASHLGERVISMKSMEVKSKTRGGGRCCICFDPFSLQNVSIIAFFCCHAYHTTCLMESTISIGGDKKEAGASSKGTASYFEFDNGSDDDDEEEDDEDASSGTPRMRCILCTTAAG